In Pseudoalteromonas nigrifaciens, the sequence GGGTTAACTTAAATATATATAATAAGGATTTGTCATGAGTAATGGTATGCCATTTACCCCTGATGTTGAGCAAACGGCGATTGCCATTGCTTACAAAAATAAAGCCTTGGTTGCAGATACACTTGCACCTTATTCACCGGTTGGGTTACGTAACTACAAATGGACCGAGTATAAAAAAGGCGAAAAATTTACCGTTGTAGACGATAAAATTGGCCGTAAATCGTCTCCTAATCAAGTTGAGTTTAGTGTTGAAGATAGAACAGGCTCAGTTGTTGATTTTGGCTTAGCAGATGTTGTGCCAAATGACGATGTTACGAATGCGCCAGCAAACTATAACCCGCGTTTACATGCTGCTGAAAGTTTAACTGATTTGGTATTGCTTAATCGTGAAATACGCGTTGCTAATATGTACAACAAAGCTGCTAACTTTGGTAGCACTCAATCATTAGCGGCGGGCGGACAAAAGCGTTTAGATGATGCAACACTGGATATTTTGCCGTTCTTTTTAGACATGCTTGATGCACCACTTATGCGCCCGAATGCCATGACGCTATCGCAAAGTGTGGCCACTAAGCTGCGTACCCACCCTAAGTTACTAAAAGCGTTTAACGGTACTAGTGGTGATCAAGGCCTAGTGCCATGGAGTTATATTAAAGAAGTACTTGAGCTTGATTATATAACCGTAGGCCAAGCGCGACTGAACACAGCTAAAAAAGGCCAGGCACTTGATCTGCAACGTGTGTGGAAAGATAGCTTGTCGTTTACTTACCACGATCCGCTTGCGTCGTTTAACAATAACCGTATGACCTTTGCGCTAACCGCCCGTTATGGCTCGCGTACATCGGGCAATCGTGATGTTGCTGCTGGTTTAAACGGTGGTGTTGAAATTATGGTAGGCGAAGCTGTACAAGAGCAAGTTATTGCAAAAGATTGCGGTATTTTACTTACCAACGTATTAACGCCTGGCTAACGCTAGATTTAATTTTTCATTGTTCCCTAGTTAAAAGGCCTCTTTTTTTGTTTTTTTGGGGCCTTTTTTTACTAACTGAGGTGTGTATGTTTACGACAGTTCAAGCAGTTATCGACAAAGTTGGCATTAATGTGCTGTTGCAATTTGCTACGGCTAAGTTTGCGGTGGCGGGCAGTCGCCCTACTCGTGACGATGTAGAAGCCGCACTTTTAAGTGAAACGTATAGTGAGTTACAAGCGCAGATTAATGCTTGGTATAACCAAGCGCAAAAAAATGTAAATTCAGTTATTGCAGGGTATGTAGCGCGGTTTGAGCTAAACCAACGCGACATTGATGGATCGTTATTACCGGGCATAGCTAATGATTTAATGCATTGTGAACTTGCCCCTAACATTGCAGACGAACACCTTAAAAACCTTAAAAGCAGTGCTATGGCGATGCTAGACAAGGTTAGTAAAGGCGTGATCCAAATTAAGGAAGACGGGCCCGCAGCCACAAGAACAGGGATGCGCACGAGAGTTGCGGGCACTCAATTTAACTGGCCAGGCTATTAAATTGGCGGGTGTATTTATAAATATAACGGGTAATGCACTGCCCCGCTTAACCCAAATTGCAAACACAAGCGGTGAACCAGCTGATGTACTGGACGACATTGGTGCATTTTTAGACATGGACGTCACCACTCGATTTTTACGTGAAGTAACACCCGAAGGCCGTAAGTGGGAGCAGTCGCAAGCGGCCAAAGACCGTGGTGGTTTAACGCTTACTGATGAGCGTAACCTGGCAGGCTCTGTTACGCATAACGTAAATGGTAATACGCTTGAGCATGGCTTAGGTGAAAAGTACGCAGCCATACACCATTTTGGCGGTAAGACCGGCCGTAATAAAAGCGTGACCTTACCCGCACGGACAATACTGGGTATTGCTGCTGTGCAAGAGACTGAAATTAACGACATCATTACTGATTGGTTAATTTAAACAGCCCCTTGGTTAAGTTTAAACAGTATTTAAAGAGCATTTAAATGGCATTTAACTTTGATTTAAACAACATAGAAACCTTGCTAAGCAACACTGTGCTTAATGCAACCGTTGGCTTTGCAAGCGACTTTAACTACGTGCGTGAACATGCAGTACACAGTGCCCAGCTGTTTGTATTGCCACTGGCCGATGACAATATCAATACCAATGAAGTGCCTGGGCTTGATGAGTACCAGGTTAAAGATGTGTTTGCGGTGATGATTGTGATCCCCTGCTCTGCAGGGAATGCCACCACTGATGAGCAAATTAAACAATTGCGAAGTGATATTAAAACCGCCGTGGCTGGGTGCCAGTATGCGGGGTGGGATGCAATAAAACTTGATAAAGGCCGCACGATTGAGCTTAGCAAGAAAACAAATAATTTAATTTATCAGTGTCAGTTTAGTGTAACTGGCATACATACCGTAGCTGTGAGGGCAATGCCATGAGCAAAAAAACAGAGCCGCAATTAACAAAACCCGCTGAACAAAAGGCTGACGTTAACATAAAGCCTAAAATGTCGCGAGCGATGACAATTGCACAAAACGTTAACCAAACTTTGGCAAATGCTAAAGGTAACAGAGATGAGCTAGCCGGCGCTTTTGATTTAAAGAGCGGTGAGCTAATTAAAGTGGAGGTTACGGCATGAGCACGTGGCGATTTAAAGACAAACTCATTTTAGCAGATGCAGCTGGTACGACGCTAACTGGCCTACATGCAATATATGCCAGTGACGTGGAGTTTACGCCAGAGAGCGAAAGCGAAAAAGACGAGTTAGAAACGAGCTACAGCGGTGCAAGCATGGAAACCTTTTATGGCGAGCATGTAAGCCTAAACTTTAAAACACCGCTGGCAATGAGTGGTACAGCGGGTACAGCACCAGCATATGCGCCACTTCTGCTTGCCTGTGGCATGGTGCAAGTGTCTGATGTTAGTAGCGTTACCTTTACTAAAGGTGCGGCAGTGGCTGCTAAGTGCACGTTACGCTTTGGTAAAAACACCCATAACATTACACAAATGAAAGGCAATGTGAGCTTTGCACTTGAAAAAGGCAAGCCCATGCTTAACTGGCAGTTTAAAGGTTTGTTTAGTCCGCCGGTTGCAAGCAGTGCCCCGCCAAGTGTTGATTGGGATCGTTGGGTACGCCCCGAAGTGCTAGGCGTAAGTAACAGCTCTGACTTTAAACTAAGTGACACCCAACGCACGCTGCATAAGTTAACAGTTGATTTGGGTAATAACGTGGTGTTTGACCGTGCCATTAACCACGAAGAAATTATGATTACCGGGCATGAAAGCAGCGCTAACTTTACACTAAGCGCCGATGAGCTAACAAACTTTGATCCATGGAAAGACGTGGGCAAAGTGCAAACGTTTGAGTTTACCCATGGCACAGCCGTAGGTAAAAAAGTAACCATTATTGGGCGTTACCAAATGCCGTGGCCCAAATACACTAGCTTGGACTCGGAATTAACCGGTTACGAATTTGACGGCAAACTAGTACCCAGTGGCACAGGCTATGACGAACTAACGATTGTTTTTGAGTAATGCTTATGCGATTTCAAGCAATGAACATGACCAATATAAATACTGGTGAAGTTGAATTTTATACCGTCGTAGTAAAAAGAAAAGGGAAAGCGCCAAGTTACTGTAAAGACAGCAATGGCATGTTGAAATTTAATACTCTTAACGCTGCTAAAGACGAAGCTTTAAGACTAACTAAAGAATATAAGTGAGTTTGCAATGAAATTAAAATTACTAAATGACTTAAAAACTGCGGTGGTAAAAGCCCCCCTTAATTTTGAGTTTGGTGGTGTGCTATTTAAGTTTACCGCACACATAAAGCTAGTGACTGAAAGCGAGCTAAAACTGCTGACTGAAAAGCAAGGCGCTAATGATGGTGAAATTGTACGTGAACTGCTTATTAGCTGGGATGGCTTTGTTGATGACGGCAAAGACGTACCTTTTGCAAACGACACGCTTGAAGAACTGCTGGCGTACAGCGGCATAACCGCCCGCTTAAGTGTTGAGTGTATTAATGCGCAGTACCGTATACACGAAAAAAACTAGCCGATGTTGCTAGGTGGTTTTTGGGCGACCTAGCAGCATCAAGTAAAATACTAGATGACGACGAAGCCCATTTTGGTGCACCTAAAGCACCGCTTACAAAAGAAGATACATTATTTGTATTGCCGCAAAACCACTGTGCTGTAATTGCACTTACAACTGCGAGCAGCCAGTGGCAGCGTGATAACGAAGGGGTAGAAATAGCCCTAGATTATGCCCGGGCAGATATAGCTTGGCGCTATGCAAATATAACGTTAACCCCTAATGATTTTGAAAAACTACAAACATTAGAGCGCACCATAATAAACATAATAAGGCGACCCGATGAGCAACAAACTGAATTTGGCGTTACGCTTAAGTTATGACGGTAAAGCAGTTACCACCGGTGCGCGCCAAAACGTAAACGAACTAAACCGCATTCAGCAAGCGGTACAGCGACAAGTTGCTGCTAACCAGCAATTAGGCGCAAGCCAAGCCCGCACTATGCAACAGCAAGGCGCTATGACCCGCCAGCTGGGATTAATGAATAGCGCCTACGGGCAAATTGGTGCAACCCTTACTACGCTTGTGGGCATTGGCACCGCCACTAT encodes:
- a CDS encoding capsid protein, whose translation is MSNGMPFTPDVEQTAIAIAYKNKALVADTLAPYSPVGLRNYKWTEYKKGEKFTVVDDKIGRKSSPNQVEFSVEDRTGSVVDFGLADVVPNDDVTNAPANYNPRLHAAESLTDLVLLNREIRVANMYNKAANFGSTQSLAAGGQKRLDDATLDILPFFLDMLDAPLMRPNAMTLSQSVATKLRTHPKLLKAFNGTSGDQGLVPWSYIKEVLELDYITVGQARLNTAKKGQALDLQRVWKDSLSFTYHDPLASFNNNRMTFALTARYGSRTSGNRDVAAGLNGGVEIMVGEAVQEQVIAKDCGILLTNVLTPG
- a CDS encoding phage virion morphogenesis protein produces the protein MAGVFINITGNALPRLTQIANTSGEPADVLDDIGAFLDMDVTTRFLREVTPEGRKWEQSQAAKDRGGLTLTDERNLAGSVTHNVNGNTLEHGLGEKYAAIHHFGGKTGRNKSVTLPARTILGIAAVQETEINDIITDWLI
- a CDS encoding phage tail terminator protein, with protein sequence MAFNFDLNNIETLLSNTVLNATVGFASDFNYVREHAVHSAQLFVLPLADDNINTNEVPGLDEYQVKDVFAVMIVIPCSAGNATTDEQIKQLRSDIKTAVAGCQYAGWDAIKLDKGRTIELSKKTNNLIYQCQFSVTGIHTVAVRAMP